The Hippoglossus hippoglossus isolate fHipHip1 chromosome 2, fHipHip1.pri, whole genome shotgun sequence DNA segment AGTGAACTGTCTGTGTGAGCTGTCTGCCGCGATGGGAGAACAATGGACACCTGCACAAAGCCCCTTATCTGCATCAGGAGTACAATCAATGTTATTCTTACATTGAAGGTTTTTACATTGTGTGAAATACTTTATCGGAGTAGGACAGAAACAATAGACGTGTTCATTTCTCACACTGTCATTCTTGAAAGATTAAACACATAGGCTTGagggtgtttttaaaaattgcTTTATCTATTGCTTTTCGATCATTTGGCTTTTTTGATGTAGACTTGATGACGAAGATTGATTGACTCGCGTATTTAACAAAAGCAAGGCGTTCTTCTGAAATGCAGAAAAGGTGGATGAATGATTGACTCTGATCCATGTGGGAGTCATTGCAGAATGTGGGAGaagctgaaatattaatttctAGTGTGACTGTTGAGGGAGAGACCACAGAAAATGGGGCAGGACAGGGATTCACCTCTTATTTTATAATGAGCACATTTGTATTTTGGacacaaaaaatattaattGACCACCACGAACAGGAACACTGCAGGGTTTATGCTTAATTCTCAGTCGCTGATGAATAGCTGGAGTGTTGAAGATACCACGTGTAAGTCATTAGGCCGACCTGCCTGTGTAGTGTGTTGGCTGGAGACTGGTGTTGTGGGGCTGTGACATTAGAGACAGGCTGGAATTGTTTCAGTATTAATGTAGGGCCATGTGCCGGTGAGGGATGTAGAACTAAAAAGGCAGAAAATCCAAGAGTTACCCAATTTTTAGTGATGGAAACAGTAGGAGGTAACTGAAGCGAGGGCAGAATCATTACTTGGTGATGCTAATGGAAACAGCAGGTGGCTACTGAAGTGAGGTGAGATGAGTCCGATTTACTGGCAGTCTGGTGGCGGCAGCGGTAGGAAGTCAATACATTCAGATGAAAGAAAAGCCGAATTGATAAATGGAACGTCTGTCAACCCGGTGAGAGCAATGCAAAGGCCAggaaaccacattgaaatctGACAACCAGcaggtcggcagttcgatccccagtcttccaCATCTGCAATTGAATTATAATCAAATTGACTTCactcccattgccagtagaggagtttgtcCGTTTTTCTCTAGTGCTGTAAACTTTAAGGCTCACCTCGCTGTATTTGCCATGAGTACGCAAACTTTGATGGCTATTTACAAACCAATGCCCGGAAGTTCAATTACtgctgtgcaaaaaaaaaaaaaagtgctgtgtCAGCATCTAGACTACAAAAATGAAGTCGAtaaaaaacctgtgtctactcCAGAGTCATTTTACTCCGGAGTGTATTATGATTGTAAACATTCCCATTGCGAAAAGCCAGGTGTCAGCAGGTTTCTGGACAAGTGGGAAAGGGGCTTTAAAGACTTAAAACGTGTCAGTGGCAGTTATTGGTGGGATTTGGGTTTGTTGcagaaacatttctgaaaacactGAGAATTGGAGGTTTGGAGATTTTGTGCGGATGAGAACAAAAAGGGCACGGGAGCAGGACGGCTTTATTAATATTAGAAAAAGTGACCCTGTGCCTGAACCTCAGCTACAATGATTTCCAATAGGCGGTAGAATGATGCAGAGGTTATTACTGTTGCATGGTAGCAATTTGCATGACTCATCTGTGTGGGTTTCCACTGGCAGCGCGAACACTTGCCTTGAGTTTAAATGTGAACTCGTCCTTATGCCCAACGTGAGTGGTCCTCTCGTGATCCTGCAGACATCAGGGTTTGAAAACTGAATGTTCGAATTGAAGATTAAAATCTAATCTAaatggggcggctgtggctgagggggtagagcggtcgcCCTCCTCTGACTAGAAGGTCAgaggttcaatcccagtcttcccccatctgcatgccaaagtgtccttgggcaagaatgggcaaaatgtgatgatttgacAAGCTGCGGAAGTTTTAAGCAAACTTTCAGAGACAGAAGTCGCCAAGCTTGGTCTTTGTAGTCAATCCTATTGTGTTTAAGTCATTCTGCCTCCATTTGAGTCTCCGCCTTGTATTTTCCACTCCTCTCTGCCTAATTACAAGATCCCTTTGTGCagattttaaagcttttattcaGCCTTTATCTCCACTTAAAATCACTGCCTTTGTACATTTAATGGCAGTTTTAACCTCCGTGCCAACCAGTATGAAGCAGTTGATTTTGAAGTGAAGGCGCAACACAGTGATTATAATAATAGAAAGTTTCTTAATAGAGGGTTCTCTTTGAAAGCACAGCCCGTTTGGTGCAGTCAAAATATTTCTTCTTAACTACATGTAGACAAATTGGCTGTTTTATGGCTTTTATGGGTTTTAAGAGAAAGCAGTGATTTATCTCAGGTTACATATCCTCATATGGTATTCTTTATTAGTCATTACTATAAATTTACCTCAGTATTAACCTGTGATCTGTACCTGGATGTGTTACTGAGCTCAGGAGGAACACATGCACTGTTGGGTATGAATGTGGGACTGGACTGTGATGGGATCTGCCAGACCGCTTCATAACGTGATTGGACCTCAGTCAGCTAATAGgttagccaatcagaggcagggtAGGGGCAGCAGTTATATGATATAAgcatttaaagtaaaacaggTGAAATTACTacaaaaagtgacagtttaaacgttcacaaacacatcacagcaaattccttgcatgtgtaaacctacttggcaataaaccctTGATTCTGATTGTATATCGTTGTGGAAATTGCCATTTTGGCAAGTTTTTAAAAGATAAGATTTGTTTTAAGTTGGCGTTTGGGAACTCCAACCTGTCCATTGCTCTGTGGTGTTATTGTCGTCGTTTAAACCTTTGGTGCGTCGCTCAAACACTCTCCCAGAATGCTCGGCAGTATATCGGAGAAGACGTCGAAGGTGGAAAATCGGAGTTGtgctttaatgtttaaaaaaaatgaaagacgaccattcctcctgctctccatcaCCTTCTGCAGCATTTGTTTCTTCACCAAATCCACCCAGTGAATGTTATCAGAAGCAGCCAGTCTCTCCCTGTTAAATGAGTTTGAATATCAACTGAATGACTCTGTTGACTCAGCatcttgttaaaaaaagaacCATACACTGAATTTTCGACCACAGCATGAAAGGAATCCACAGCGCAGATTGGACGGGGGCTGTGCATTAATTGCCAGTATATGTGTAGTGCTTTGAAGTGGTGCCGGTCATGAAAGCGCATACGAATAGATTTGATTAGCATGATGTGTTGGAAAGATTTGAGCATTTCATCTCAGCCATTGACTGATAATATTATAATCATGTATATTGATATAGGCAGGTTCCTCCTCAATACGAAGCTGGGAGTGTTTCCAATCAAATACTAGACAAACATATGCAATTGCCAACACTTCGCACCATTAAACTGATGAGGGCCCGTGAGTCATGACTAAGCTGCTtgattaataaaaatacattagaATTAAAGCAGATTCacaattagtttttattttattttcactacCTAACTGCTCCCACTGCTCCCAGCAAAACAACACGactgtaaatactgttaaacgagcaacagaacaaaaaccTACACCGACAGTGACTGAGGCAAACAAACTGGCAAAGTATCAGCAAAATGCCTGAAGTGGAAGAGCACGCTCATATCTGCTCGTGTGCCAGGAGTATATTTGATTGAACAACTCGTCGATTCGGGGATTTATACACTGGATCTCTGTCTGTcaaaaaatcaattaaaacaatGTCATGTTGGGTTATGGATGGTTATGGATGCGACCTTTCAGATCGTGCGAGGGAAAGTCTTCTGTCTCCAGAGGCCAAACTAAACCTGGAGTCACAACATCCACAGAAAAAACTGATGTCTGCGACGTCTTTGAAATCAAGGCTAAACTCTTTTCCGTTCCCACTGCCCTTTGTTAAATCAGATAATTAATTTCCTACGCTGCACAGTAACCATCACTTTTCTATTTCCTTTtcaatttctttcttctctccaccGTCTTCCATCTCTTACGTTTTGCCTTGATGCCGTTTGATggaatgaaatgtgctgtacaaatacaGCCGCCTTACCTTGAAGTACCAAGACATAATGAATACAGCATTGACCCATTGTGTCCAATCACTCATTTGATCTGGACAAATCCAGCCACTGAAGACAGACAGTAAATAAGTACCGTCATCAGTGGCGTCCAAACACACCgttaaagtataaaacatattttgaagtATGAAACATATTTTGAAGCACAGCCGTCGTGATGAGGAGAGAGGACTGTGAAACACTCAGGATTCCAAACTGGATTCAGACCAGTGACCTCGCACAGTCAGGGTTTCTCCTCATACATTTGTTGAGCAGCAATTGCAGAGGCAAACTCAATTCGACTGCCTAAAAATCAGCTCACAGGCttcactttattctttttagtCGTGATCAGACGATCAAACAGAACTGAAACGTCAGATCATTTCCCACAACTGCCGGTAAATTTAAATCCAACGCTTactgtgcattcacatgctccTTTGCATAATAGCAAAGATCAAGTGTGACTATAATTAAAAGAATATGCATGTTAATCATAAAAAGTGTATATTGGCCAAAATGTTTGGTGTTGGGTGCTTGTGAGAGATGGACAAAGAGGTAGTTTTGAAGTTAGAATGAAAATGTCCTAAGTCTATCCTctcctgtctttccttctctcAGGGTCATCGGTCAACCAATCAGCTGACCTGTTCTCCAACTCAACGTGCAACGTGTCCACCAATGACTCGTCATCCTGTTCTCCGGTGGACGATGGATTGGGCGCAGGAAGTCCATACAAGGCTCTGGAGATGTTTTTCATCGCCCTGGTGACGGGATCTCTGAGCTTCGTGACCGTCACCGGAAATATTTTAGTCATGCTGTCCATCAAAGTGAATCGCCACCTGCAAACTGTCAATAACTATTTCTTGTTTTCGTTAGCCTGTGCCGACCTGATCATCGGCGCGTTCAGCATGAACTTGTACACAGTCTACATCATCGTCGGCTACTGGCCACTCGGGCCGGTGGTCTGCGACCTGTGGCTGGCTTTAGACTACGTCGTGTCAAACGCCTCGGTGATGAATTTGTTGATCATCAGCTTTGATCGCTACTTCTGCGTGACCAAACCCCTCACGTACCCGGCGAGAAGGACCACTAAGATGGCGGGGTTGATGATTGCAGCGGCGTGGATTCTGTCGTTCATCTTGTGGGCTCCCGCCATCTTGTTCTGGCAGTTTATCGTGGGACAACGGACAGTGCCCCCTGGAGAGTGTTACATTCAGGTACGGTGCATCACACTTTTATGGATTTTGTTTTTGGCATCAGGGACAATTTAactaaatataaacatgaataatcTTCTCTTGCTAGTTTCTCttcaagtaaataaataaaagtgtcatCGTTCTCATTACATTGACAGATTCCGAAATACCGATAAAGCGTCGGACCTGTATCTGCATTGCACTGCCGCCCCATGACTCGGTGACTGAGgcatttctctccttcctctgtttccacaGTTCCTCTCTAACCCTGCAGTGACGTTTGGGACCGCGATAGCCGCGTTCTACCTTCCTGTCATTATTATGACTGTCCTGTACATCCACATCTCCCTGGCCTCCAGGAGCAGGGTCTCCAAACACAAaccagagaagaaagagaagaagggaaTAAAGTATAATCACATTTTCCTTATGCAGCTACTTATGTTTTATTCCGGGGGATgtaaaagttgttttatttctaacttTGGATACAAGGCAATCTGATGATGACTCGTTGTTTTTGAGGAGAGAAATGAGCCAAAATGTCCATATAACCTTATTAAACTGCTCCTACATAATATTATAATGATCTACACAGTTAACTACAGTATCAGCCTTCGTTATATTTTAAGGAATGGCTGGACTGAATGGGCTGAACACAGGGAGATCGACATGagagcagtaaaaaaaaaaacaagaagttaTTTACTACAACTCAAAAAGGAGATAATATATTcagatatattatataaatgttcatatttgtatgtgtgcatcATACTAGAACATAACGGCCAGTGTCTTTGGCACGTGCAGAGAATTCCATAACATGCAGGGGATttgagcaaacaaaacaaatctgttctTTGCTCAGTTTCatgatttttgttttcccaGAGCTCCCAGTTTGATGAAGAGTCACCTGTTGaagcagaacaacaacaacgagACCAGTCCTCAGGCCAGTCCCCGCTCCACTCCCAAACTCAGCCTGGACTCCACCACCACCGCGGTGGAGGCCGTGAAGAACGGCCGAGTGGAGGAGCCGCAAGCTGCTCAGCCGCACCCTGCAGCACAGCCCAGTCCAGGCCTCACACAGGTGTTGACTCACAACATCCCTGCTTCGGTTTGTTCTTCAGTGGGAACACACcagtatttacagtgtttgAGCTGTGGCTAATCAATCAATATATGTATTGATCTAtccaggaggaaaaagagagctCCAATGATTCGTCCACAGCTTTCATCCCCCCGACAGAACCGAAAGACGCCGCCAACAACAAAGTGATCTCTGAGGTCGGTGCAACTAAATTCATGTCCCTTTAATTAAACTCACCTATATTTCGATCTGCCCATAGTCTGTCATCCTGTTACCTTCTGATCAACATATTTTGTGTTATATATTGTGTTAACTGTGCTGAATTAGATTTCAGTACTGGTTTATCCAAGTATTTACAACAAAGCCTTTTAGAGTACACTTTCACttacactttcactttctgacAGTCTTAACTTCAGTTATGGGGGAACATGTCATTTTTGTTAACAGTAATGAACTGAAGATTAaatattgacaaaaaaatatataccaTGTGCTGCAGTTCTCTCCCTCTGATAAAGGATTATAGATTTTAGTTGAGGTGCACATGTTTTTCAAAGTTTAAATCCATGAGTCATGCGCCCTACAATGCACAAAACATTATTCTCCTTACAGGCTGCAACAAATCCAAGCCCGGTTGCCACGACAACAACCAATCCTTCAATGGCCAAAATGAGTATCAGCTCGCGGTGGTCGAAGATTAAGATCGTGACTAAGCAGGCCGGGGACGAGTGCATCACGGCCATCGAGATCGTCCCGCCTGTAGAGGGAGCCGAGAGGCACTCGATCCCGATCAGCCGCCCTCGCACCGTGGCGAGAAAGTTTGCCAGCATCGCCAGGAGCCaagtgaagaggaaaagacagatggCCGCCAGAGAGAAGAAAGTATGTTTCATGACAGACACACTAACGtacttttattgtttgcatTGCTGTGGCTTTAATTCACGAGTTCTCTCTGTTTAATTCAAACGGTCCCTAAAAATATAACTCAGGTTCCTCTAAAGTCTGACGAGTGGATGATGGACGCGGGCTGCAGCGATACTCAGGTTCCATCTTTActgatcagacagacagagcagagtgaaGTCATTCATCATTAGAACAGAGACAGCTGAGAGGAGCGTCCCTGCATGGcagcatctgctgctgctgctttacagGTGGGACTCGATCCACCCGACTGTGGATTGCGCGAAGCAGCTGGTTCCTAAGACGAGTTGCAGTCATTCCACTTAATTACGGCTCAGATTGACAAACGTTCCACTGAGACTTTAAAATAACAGGATGCATCCTCaaccactccccccccccctttgttttAGACATTCATGAAATTTCCTTCTGGCTCACTGGCCATGTTTTGAAAGTCTCCATGGGTCGAATTCAAATCCTCAGCAGCGAGAGaggatatttgtattttggggGATTTTACTAAATCAACAATCTTAATTATCCAGGACAAGTCTTTACACCGACTTTAAACTTCAtgcattcattaaaaaatgtcCCGTTTCATGAGAATTCAACCGTCTGCATTTTAAATTCAGTCCCACCAATAACAATTAATGAGCGTTCACTTAGTGTTTCTGCAAAAGTCAGGCACTTAATCTTAAGTGCTGACGCGCGCTGAGAGAGTCACTTGGCATATTTAACTTTGCCTTGAATAAATTGAAGCGTTCTACTTCAAAAAAAGTCAACTTGTTGAGCGGCTGCTGGAGGGAGACGTTGGcagtttttctaaatgttatGAATATGTACATCAGAACTCTGCAGACCCAGACAGCGAGAGGGCATCCAGACAGAGGAGATGAATGTGTCCACGCAGCCTCCACCTCGCCCTCACTAGTACCTCACTGTTTTATTGATGATGCAGCCACCACCCGCAGAATAAGCACAAATATATTGTTGTACTTTTACATTTGTCACACCTTGCCCACCATTAACCTTGGTTTCAATCACCTTCGTTGACAAAATACTCCATTAGTACCTCGCATATTTGAAATGCACAGTCCTATGGTATTTATTTAGTTCAGAATTTGCGCACATAACCACACCCGCACACATAAGGAGGCCACACAATAGTATCTGCCGGTGCAAAGCCATACTCAGGATGGGAGCATTTCTACTCTCCACGTGCACAGAACAGTATCTGAGAGCGGAAAGGCATACTCGCTGGTAGCCAACCATTTCTGCTCCACGTGCACGAGTGTGAGCACAAGCCCGTTCCTTCCCTACACGCTCGCAGCTGCTCAACAACACCCGGCGGTCCAGCGCTCGTCAAGTTGAATTAATGAGACTTTGGAGACAGGGATAGTGGCTGATGctcccctcctctgattggtcactTTGAACCCTCCAGTTCCCCGCCTCTCTCTGATCGTAGCGCATGTTTTTACACGAGCACATTTTGAGACTAAACAAACAGAATACAGTGCTGCAAAATGAAAGCCTGAAAGTGGGAGTTACAGTGCATCACATATAGAACCTGAAGGAAACATCTCTTCAGGTGCTAACAGAACACAGTGGACCACACGGGGCTGTGCTCCACTGTGCGTCTTCACCAGCAACATCAGCTTCAAAGACCATAATCACATCATTAACCATTCCCTTTGTAGCTGGGTGAGGAGATTATTCTACAAGGTGGATAGAAGCAGTGTGTTAagtgaacaataataataataatagactgTAAGACATCAGGCACAGGGCCCACTCATTGATTAACTACCGCCAACAAGTTTATTCTGGACTTATCCGCAAATAGATTTTCATACCCCTGCAGTGAAATTAAATCTTTGTTCTGTTctcctcactcttcctctccgtctctaAAGGTGACCAAGACTATCTTTGCCATCCTGCTGGCTTTCATCATCACATGGACGCCATACAACGTCATGGTGCTGATCTCCACCTTCTGCCAGTCCTGCGTCCCCGACACCGTGTGGGCGATCGGCTACTGGCTCTGTTACGTCAACTCCACGATCAACCCGGCTTGTTACGCACTGTGCAACGCCACATTCAAGAAGACTTTCAAGAACCTGCTGCTGTGCCAGTATAAAAACATAGGTACAAgatgagatggagggagaagacTGAGGGTGGGATGGATGGGGGGAGAACgggggaaagaggaaagacTGCTGACAGGTGAGTGAAAgagagctgaggagagaaatggaTGGAGAAATGGAGTTTAGCACAAGGTTCCTTCTACAGAAAGCACACATCAGTTTGCTGGGGATGAGCAACCATTGTCTATCTTGCAAATGAATGCCAGTCTTCCCAGTTGGTTCCTATGGACTCAGAGTGTAATGCGAGTGCAGACCAGGGATTGTATAAGCTGCTCAGCTTCCACTAAgttggaacaaacacacactgggtgGAAACATAGTTTCACAGAAACAGGGAAAATAATTGCAGCGGGCGAATAGAGGTTTATGCGAGCAGAGGGAtgagaaaatggaggaaaaacaaacagatgggtggagggagggatACATACATGATACATGGAAGTGGTCTTTCTGGATCGCTTGGATGTACATACGATTTATAGATGGATTAATGGATGGGACTGTGTAAAAGGTCACAAATCTGATTGAATTAatagcaataaataaataaatatgaaggGTGGAGGTCAGCAACATATTTTGTAGGAAGAACACAAATGTAGAcgatatggatggatggataaactCTGCGGTAATGGAGGATGTAGAAAATATTGGGTTGTGAGTGAAAGAGATTGGTGAAAAGGGACATCTGCAGGGGATGTGAAACCATGATTTATTCCACAAATTAACTGCCAGTAAAATGAGACCGTGCACCAGGCGTTCTTTCACCTGCACAGAACTCAACGCCATAGCACAAATTACAGCTGTTTCCAGCTGTGTCCGGGCACAGCTTGGCCACcaattaaaatctgtgtgtCTCCACTATCAGAACAGCGGAGCCGCGGCCACAGACATAATCACAGCTACAGTCTGTCACAGTCAGCCAATCAGTACAGAGACGCGTGTTAACAAGCTTCTGCTGGTTAGCTGCACGGACTCAGACTGGACCCACCACAGCACAGGCTGCTCGTTCTCACACTGTGGTCACAGCCACTCATTTTACACACTGCACAGCATCATATGCTAATGTGTCCATGCTGTGAAAGCGCAGTATCACCAGTAGCatagaggagaagaagaaaaatccgAGATCAGCCCCAGTATTTAGAAGATAATTAAAGCATGGCATGTTTTAACAGGAGGTAAAGGATTAATGGTTTGAGGTAGATGACGGGTGTAGACTAATGCATGGGAGCTTCAGAACTGGAGAAGCATCATGCTGCAGGTTTCACTCTGCATGGGTCGGTTCAGGTGCCGTGTTTTGGAATGGGTCCAGTTTTCCGTCGGTTTATTTCACACCACAGTTCAGTGAACTTGTTTGATACAGAGCTACAAATATTCAATGTTACTCCAGAGATGATAAAAAcgtattaaattaaatgtgttggTTTGCTTCATTCATAACAATTTCCATTTCACAGCTTTCAGTTAAAATACTATGAAAAGCAGATTATTGTGCAGATTATTTTTCCAGAGATGCCAAAGAGAAAACATCTGGGTGACAGGAAATTACAGGCGGGAGAAGGGAGaaagagacgaggaggaaggaAGTCAAGAAAATTACGAGCTTGTGGGAGAAAAGTAGGACACAGAATAGATACACAGGAATTCGTCATTTAGTCCTGCGCTCTATTCCTAATGATGAAGAGGGAGACGAGTTATCAGGATTTTATAAACTGTTCTATTGGCTTAATGATGCTGCCGTCTGATATTTCCCAATGAACGATCGGTGTTTTGGTTTGTTCTCACATCGTTCGTTATTTGTATAAACGATGGAGGGCATGTCAGGTTTTTGTGCGGATCTTAGGATTTTTAAGGACACTGGCATTATTTGCGCTCAACGcagatttgttaaaaaaaaaaaaaaaggcccatCCCAAAAGTGCTGAGAAATCTCCCATGACTCAGCAGGACTCGGGTCGGGGTGCTGCGTATAATGGGACTGGTGTCGGCTTAGCGTGGCTCAGCAGCTCGTCAGGGAAGTAGTCAAGCACCTACAGCTCAGACTGATGAGAAAAATGGTGCAAGTAAGAAAATGATGACACTCCGCTCATGCATGCTGGGACAGAAGAGGAGCGACTAAAGCATGGGGCATATACCATGGGGTATACCATGGGAATACCTGCGAGGAgataatcagccaatcatgtggcagTGGTGCAACGTATGAAGTCTCGTCAGTATTGTTGCCGACCGCGTTCATTCCTTCATGGCCACAGTTCTccatcttctaatggctacTTCTCCGTCTCATGAAGAGtgacagtgagttcagtgaaTCCAGCAGACGCTTTGTGACGTGATAGAACACGAGAGATTGTGCTGCTGACAAATCTGCGGAGACGATGTGATGCAGTCGTGTTAACGCGGAGCCGAACCTCACAGCAAACATAATGTGGCCCCTCTGGCTGAAGCTTCACTTCAAACTCTGCTTTTTATGTTCGTTAATGATCAGGA contains these protein-coding regions:
- the chrm4a gene encoding muscarinic acetylcholine receptor M4 isoform X2; the encoded protein is MSNDSTGAEGVEPLWNFSGSSVNQSADLFSNSTCNVSTNDSSSCSPVDDGLGAGSPYKALEMFFIALVTGSLSFVTVTGNILVMLSIKVNRHLQTVNNYFLFSLACADLIIGAFSMNLYTVYIIVGYWPLGPVVCDLWLALDYVVSNASVMNLLIISFDRYFCVTKPLTYPARRTTKMAGLMIAAAWILSFILWAPAILFWQFIVGQRTVPPGECYIQFLSNPAVTFGTAIAAFYLPVIIMTVLYIHISLASRSRVSKHKPEKKEKKGIKAPSLMKSHLLKQNNNNETSPQASPRSTPKLSLDSTTTAVEAVKNGRVEEPQAAQPHPAAQPSPGLTQEEKESSNDSSTAFIPPTEPKDAANNKVISEAATNPSPVATTTTNPSMAKMSISSRWSKIKIVTKQAGDECITAIEIVPPVEGAERHSIPISRPRTVARKFASIARSQVKRKRQMAAREKKVTKTIFAILLAFIITWTPYNVMVLISTFCQSCVPDTVWAIGYWLCYVNSTINPACYALCNATFKKTFKNLLLCQYKNIGTR
- the chrm4a gene encoding muscarinic acetylcholine receptor M4 isoform X1; the encoded protein is MSNDSTGAEGVEPLWNFSGSSVNQSADLFSNSTCNVSTNDSSSCSPVDDGLGAGSPYKALEMFFIALVTGSLSFVTVTGNILVMLSIKVNRHLQTVNNYFLFSLACADLIIGAFSMNLYTVYIIVGYWPLGPVVCDLWLALDYVVSNASVMNLLIISFDRYFCVTKPLTYPARRTTKMAGLMIAAAWILSFILWAPAILFWQFIVGQRTVPPGECYIQFLSNPAVTFGTAIAAFYLPVIIMTVLYIHISLASRSRVSKHKPEKKEKKGIKAPSLMKSHLLKQNNNNETSPQASPRSTPKLSLDSTTTAVEAVKNGRVEEPQAAQPHPAAQPSPGLTQVLTHNIPASEEKESSNDSSTAFIPPTEPKDAANNKVISEAATNPSPVATTTTNPSMAKMSISSRWSKIKIVTKQAGDECITAIEIVPPVEGAERHSIPISRPRTVARKFASIARSQVKRKRQMAAREKKVTKTIFAILLAFIITWTPYNVMVLISTFCQSCVPDTVWAIGYWLCYVNSTINPACYALCNATFKKTFKNLLLCQYKNIGTR